From the genome of Brassica oleracea var. oleracea cultivar TO1000 chromosome C4, BOL, whole genome shotgun sequence:
ATCATATGTCCTTTCGGTTTGTATAGATTAAAATATGACTTATCATAAGAAAAAAAATCCGGTTTGTCAAAGTACATTCTGAAACAAAATGTGAAACCGATTTATAGATACATGCAATCAAGGACATTCAAAACATAATTCCTATTTTCAGGTGTGCAATTAACAAAGTGTAAATCATATATACGAATATTCCTATCAACAATCTTTATTCAATAATTTTTTCATAGTATCTTCTACGCGACTCACCATTATTTTTAAATTTCTTTTTGGATAAAATTTCCTATAGATACGATTTAACTGCACATACTAGGAATATCCAAGCATAATGTGTGTGATTAAAGGCCTTATGATATTTTATATATTAATTTTTTTTAGATTTTGAGAAAATTAAAGTCTATATGAATTTTAAAATTTTAAAAAATAATTTAAACGGGTTATCTGAATCTGAACCGAGCCCGTGAAGATCCGGACCGAACCTGAACCAAAATTTATAAATACATGGTTGAAATCTTCAAACTCAAAAACTCGAAATCTGAATAGATCTGAACCGAACCCAAATAGTTCACGAATCCGAATGGATACTAGCATCGTATAAATACATTTGAAAAAGATAATCAATTATATTTGATTTATAAAAATAAAACAAGCATCCGCGCGGATCAAAGTCTAGTGTATGTTAACATACAAACCACCATCCAACAAAAGCCGACAAATAAGTCTAGAAAAAATCACAACAAAAGCGTAGAAAACATGATCATCCAACAAAAGACTAGAAAATGGCCGTCTAACAAAAGCCGAGGCTGCATAAGACACGGCCATTAACACATGTCAGCATAGCCGAAAATAACATGACATCCAGAATCAGCTGGAGTGACAACCCCAGAAGCTTTTTGAGAGGCTGGGGAAGAAACTTGAGGAAGAGGACCTTGAGAAGCTGAAGAAGAAACATGAGGAGGAGGACCTTAAGAAGCCTGCAAAAGAACTTGATTATTCAATGTAAATACAATTTTTTCTTAACACAAATCTGATTCTTCGTGTGAGATCTAGAGTTGTGATAATCAATTCCACAAATTCCACAGTGCATGACATGTTTCTTGTTCTTTGGTTGTTTCTTCCCTGGAGATTCATTTACCAATTTCTTCGTTTTCTTATCTGCTTTGGTTATCTTTTTATTTCCGGGTTGTGATGGCTCTGGAGGAATATGTACATCTGGAGCATTTATTGAAGGCGAAAACAAAGATCTTCTTCTTTGCGGGTCTTTTAAATTCAAATATCGGGTCAGGTTACAGTTCTGATCCAGATATATGTTTTATCGGGTATTATTTTGTCTTGGTTTAGTTTTGTTGGGATTATTGTACAAGATTCGAGATTTCAAATTCGGTTTTCAAATTCGGTTTGGTGCTATAAGATAGCTCTCATGGGGAAGTAGCTCCTCGACCCTATTGAGTTACATCATCTCAAAGATCTTAAATAGTGTACTCTTGAGGTGAAGTAATATGTGATACATTTTTTTAAAAATGTGATTTTACCCATTAAATTTCCTTGTTAAAAATAGCATCCTACATGTTGGACCCAAAATCAGTTCGTCCTAACTTGGCAATGGGCCTAGAAAGGCCGAGCAAAGGAAAGGCTAAGAAGAGAAGCGATGGAAGCCGAATCGAATCAGATCGGAAATTATCACGAGGCCCGTTGAGAAGGCAAAGCCCAACTCAGATAGAGCTCCTCTGACAAGACTAGTATCGAAGTCCGGAGATCGCGGAGAAGTTAAGAGAAATCAGAGACCAATCCACTATAAGAAGGGATCGATGGGCACAAAGAAAGACACAGAGAAAACCCTAGAGAGAGCTATATACACTCATCGGCCTCATTTCACATTGCTTTAAGTCTTTTCTCTTATCGACCTCGTTTGTAACGTCGGATCACATTTCTCTTGTTGTATTCGATCTTGTTAATCAATAAAATTCATCTTTGCCTACTGGAATCTGATTACATCGTTGTGTTCTAAAAATATCGTTGCCCACGTGATATTTTCTTCCCCAGATTAAACTTTCAATCATTACAAAATACTCAGTGTAGATTTTAGGATCTACACTACCCACTTTAGAAATTAATTTGTATATTGGAATCCAAAAAGTGTTATAAATATTATATACAAATGTTATCATAAAAATATATTATATGGTATTCTGGATATACTCAAGATTTAATTATTTTATTTTTAGTATTGTATCTCTATATATTTTTTAACAATAGTTGATTTATGTTTTAAGGAAACTCCAAGCCAAAAAAACTCCAAGCCAAAAAAAGTAAACCTAAATTTCAGACCAATAAATCTTAAAGACATATGTGTGTTTAAATTTAATTATTTTTTGTAAAAGTTATTTAATGATAAAATATTTAAGGCTATTATAAGAATTTTGTTTCCTACGATTTACTTTGCGGAGTAAATTTCGCATGCCAATATCTAAAAATCCCAAACCCAAGCAGTAACTCAGTTGATTCTATGAGGAGACTATAATCATCTGTACGCACATACACTTAATTCCATACTCACTTAACAATCCAACGGATCAGAAATCATGACTGTTTCTTAGTCTCCACACGATCTTTGCACACCAAAGCTAGTATAGGCTTGCGAGCAGGCGATCAGTAATTACAATTGTTAATAGTTGGATATATATAAGCCGACTCGAGAGCCCCAAAAGCGGTCTCTCTCTAAATTTTGCTTCTCTCTTCTCTCAAGTTTTCTCCTAAACAAACGATGAAGATCTTCGTCAAGACTCTCAAGGGGACCAACTTCGAGATCGAAGTGAATCCGGCTGATACGGTAACCCTAATTCCTCAATTCGAGAATCTCTCTCGCGTTAACTGTTTATTAGGTATTAGGTCTGATTGGGTTCCTGTAATCATGAGGGTCTGATTCTTATCTTGGTGGAACTGGGTTTGGAATAGTGAATCTCACGACTCTGATTTAAAATTCAGCTGTTGTTTCGGGATGAGAATTCGTTTGTGGCGATTCGTGGTTCCGTTTGAATTCAAAATTAGGGTTTCTTTGTGAGTCATGATACTAATGGCTTGAGTGTGTATAGTATCTTTGTCTTCGTGATCTTACTTGAATCTAAGTTTGCTCTAAAGTTTACTTAGAGTTAGGATCCTTCTGGGTTTCTTTTCTTTATAAGTTTTTATAGATTCATACAATATAAGACTCAATATGTACGTTTGGTTAACAATTGGGGTTGTGACAGATCTCTGATACTAAGAGAAGAATAGAAACTCATCAAGGTGCGCAATACCCGGCGGCTCAGCAGATGCTAATCCACCAAGGAAAAGTTCTCAAGGATGAGACTACATTGGAAGAGAACAACGTTGTCGAGAACAGTTTCATTGTCATCATGTTGTCTAAGGTCTGATCTTTTTTCATTTTTTTTTTTTTTAATGTTTTTGGTAGTTCTAGTAGTTTCTGGATGATAACTCGTTGTACGATTGTTTTTTTTTTTTTTTGACTTAGGCCAAGGTTTCTTCAAGCGGGGCATCAACTGCCTCTGCGCCTGCACCAGCACCTCAGGTTAATAAAGTTCTTTTTATGTATTTGGCTATGGTTTACTTTTGTGTTCAAGACTCTCTAATTGCAAGTGAAAAAGAAAATCTGTTCCGGCTAATTGAATTGAATTGCTTTGCTCTTTTAGGCTCAGCCTGCACAGACAGTAGCTACACCACAGGTGGCTGCTCCAACTGTCTCAGTGTAAGTTCCATGCCTTCCTCTCGCTTTGGTTTAACCCAATCTGTTGATGAATCCCTCTATATGCGCCGCTTTGTATTATTGCTTGCGTTTTGCAGTCCAGAGCCTACAAGTGTAGCTGCAACCGTTGCAGCACCTAGTGCTGCTGCTGCTTCGTAAGCACTTATATCATAACTGCTAAATATTCTTTTTCGTATTTAGTCTTCCATTGTTTGGTTATCAAATATCTTGTGTTTCCTTTTATTTTCTGGGGAATTGAACAGGACGCAAACAGATGTGTATGGTCAAGCAGCGTCAAACCTTGTTGCTGGGAATACTCTGGAGTCCACTGTCCAGCAAATTCTTGACATGGGTGGAGGTAGTTGGGACCGTGACACTGTTGTCCGAGCCCTGAGAGCCGCCTTTAACAACCCTGAAAGGGCTGTTGAATATCTCTACTCTGTATGCTTCATTCCACTTTATTATTTTTCACTTACCTTTTCGTTTGTCCTAAGTACAGTATCCTCTGATCCATCTGTTGATGTTTGGTTTTGATACACTTCAGGGAATCCCTTCTCAAGCTGAAATCCCGCCAGCCCCTCAAGCCCCAGCTACTGGTGGACAGGCAGCAAATCCTCTAGCACAAGAAGCTGCTCCAGTTTCTGCAACTGGTGGTCCAAACGCAAATCCATTAGACCTGTTCCCTCAGGTAGAGTTTTTTTTTAAGTCTCACAGTAGCATATAATTAACCTATTTTAATATATTTTCCATTTGTTTGGATTTGTTATATGAGTTCACTCTTATCTGTCTTCACTCAGGGCATGCCCGCAGCAGACGCTGGTGCTGGAGCTGGTAATCTTGATTTCCTGCGTAACAGTCAACAGGTATCTTCACATTCCTCTCCGTTTTGAGTAAAGTGAGTCCTCAATCCGTTCCTCTTATGATAATGACAATTTGTTTACCAATGCTACAGTTCCAAGCCCTGCGAGCTATGGTACAAGCGAACCCACAAATTTTACAGGTACACTTTAATCTATTCCTGTTCAGTTCCTGATAGGCTTTAATCACACAATCATATTCCGCTCACATCGTTTTGTTATGCAGCCTATGCTTCAGGAGCTCGGTAAACAAAACCCGCAGCTTGTGCGTCTAATTCAAGAGCACCAGGCCGACTTCCTACGCTTGATAAATGAACCGGTCGAGGGAGAAGAGTGAGTTTATTCTCACATACATTTTCATTTATTTGTTTGTCCCGAAGACTGATTTTTCATTTACTTTTACAAATACAACCTGCAGGAACGCCATGGAACAGTTGGAAGCAGCCATGCCACAAGCTGTTACCGTCACACCTGAAGAGCGTGAAGCCATTGAACGGGTTTGTTCCTCTCTTTTGTTTGAATTTGTAGGCAATTTCAATGGAGGCTCTTCATCTTCTAGTCGTTTGTGTTCAAATCTGATTTTCTTCTTCTGTCTTGTATTGAAAATTTGATTTTGATATTGTTTGTCTGGGTACACAGCTGGAAGCGATGGGGTTTGATCGTGCGATGGTCTTGGAGGTGTTCTTTGCGTGCAACAAGAATGAAGAACTTGCAGCTAACTATCTTCTAGATCACATGCACGAGTTTGAAGAACAATAGTGGAAGAAGAAACAGATCAATTCCATTCCTCCTCCCTCATAAACTCAGAGACCCATCTTTCTGTTTTTCTTTTCTCATTTACTTTTATATGATATGTTTCTCGTCTTCTCCAGTGCAGTTGACAAGTTTCATGTTTATGCTACATTTTAAAAAAACTTATCATAGCTTTTCTGGTTTGAAAATGTTCTTCTCTCTATTTGGTTAGATCATCAGTTGAAAATTAGTAAAAGGAAGGTGTTAGGGAAGAAAAGAAAAAAGATAACTTAAGTGCCCGTAAGACCGGCGTTTTCTCGTTTGACTCCAGACCTGCGTTTTTTGGTTTGACTCCAAAACACTACAAGTCTACTATAGAAAACTGAAGGATAACAGTATAGTTTATGATAAATCTGTACTTACAGTTTCAACAGCTAGTATTAGTTTCATTCTCTCCATCAACAGCACATCTTTGAGATATGTTATTATCTTCGGATGAACTATTAAAACTAAATGGATTGTTTCCTTGATTGCAAGTATTTACTGATGTTTTATAAATGGAGGAGGTGCTTTACATTTTAGGGATAAGGTGATTTTATAGTTTGAACTTTGAAGATTAAGCGAAATGTTTTTTTTTTAATCTTTTTACATCAAACAAATGTTTATTCTCTATTATTCAAACAAAAAGTAGTATGGACACCATTAAAACGTATTGAAGATTCTTTACCAGACGTTTCGAGTTTCTAGTTAACAGTGTAGAAAATCTATACATAGAAAATTCAGCTTCCGTTATGAACCAAATGATGATCGACCATGGACGAGCCCGTACAGCATGCCCAATCCGGGACATGATAAAGACAACCAGAGACTGTGTTTATCTAGTATATATTCCATGTATATCTGTAACGTAGTGTTTATCCTTATCATTATCTTGTTAGGATAAACATGACCTTATGACGGTCTAATACCTTGTATATATATGGACCTTCTGGTCGACAGTAATGATAACAGAAGTATTTCCCCAACACTTCATTTACAACACGTTATCAGCACGACGTTGCTCTCATAAACCCTAACCCTAAAAACCAGAAATAAATCCGAGCAGTAAAAACCCTAATTCCCGACAAANNNNNNNNNNNNNNNNNNNNNNNNNNNNNNNNNNNNNNNNNNNNNNNNNNNNNNNNNNNNNNNNNNNNNNNNNNNNNNNNNNNNNNNNNNNNNNNNNNNNNNNNNNNNNNNNNNNNNNNNNNNNNNNNNNNNNNNNNNNNNNNNNNNNNNNNNNNNNNNNNNNNNNNNNNNNNNNNNNNNNNNNNNNNNNNNNNNNNNNNNNNNNNNNNNNNNNNNNNNNNNNNNNNNNNNNNNNNNNNNNNNNNNNNNNNNNNNNNNNNNNNNNNNNNNNNNNNNNNNNNNNNNNNNNNNNNNNNNNNNNNNNNNNNNNNNNNNNNNNNNNNNNNNNNNNNNNNNNNNNNNNNNNNNNNNNNNNNNNNNNNNNNNNNNNNNNNNNNNNNNNNNNNNNNNNNNNNNNNNNNNNNNNNNNNNNNNNNNNNNNNNNNNNNNNNNNNNNNNNNNNNNNNNNNNNNNNNNNNNNNNNNNNNNNNNNNNNNNNNNNNNNNNNNNNNNNNNNNNNNNNNNNNNNNNNNNNNNNNNNNNNNNNNNNNNNNNNNNNNNNNNNNNNNNNNNNNNNNNNNNNNNNNNNNNNNNNNNNNNNNNNNNNNNNNNNNNNNNNNNNNNNNNNNNNNNNNNNNNNNNNNNNNNNNNNNNNNNNNNNNNNNNNNNNNNNNNNNNNNNNNNNNNNNNNNNNNNNNNNNNNNNNNNNNNNNNNNNNNNNNNNNNNNNNNNNNNNNNNNNNNNNNNNNNNNNNNNNNNNNNNNNNNNNNNNNNNNNNNNNNNNNNNNNNNNNNNNNNNNNNNNNNNNNNNNNNNNNNNNNNNNNNNNNNNNNNNNNNNNNNNNNNNNNNNNNNNNNNNNNNNNNNNNNNNNNNNNNNNNNNNNNNNNNNNNNNNNNNNNNNNNNNNNNNNNNNNNNNNNNNNNNNNNNNNNNNNNNNNNNNNNNNNNNNNNNNNNNNNNNNNNNNNNNNNNNNNNNNNNNNNNNNNNNNNNNNNNNNNNNNNNNNNNNNNNNNNNNNNNNNNNNNNNNNNNNNNNNGCCATGAATGATTGGAAGATACTCAGGTTCCAGGATTTTAAATCCGTGGAAGAATACGATTCTGCTCTAATGAAAATCGCCCATAGTCTTGAACTATGTGATGAAGTGGTTACAGATAATGATCTACTGTATAAAACATATTCCACATTCAATCCAAAGGATCGGTTGCTATCATATACAGCTAAAGGTTTCACAACCTATAATGACCTATTGTCATACCTATTGGCAACTGAGCAAAGAAAGCAGAAAATTAAAGATACCATTGACAGATTTGAGAAACTTCAGAAAAGATGCATTGAGGAACAAAACAGTGAGATGAGATATCCTGAGGCATTGGATCAGGATGAATCCAAGAAAGCCGTGTGGAGTAATATAGATTGTGAGGCCGGCTTATACATTGACTAAAAGAAAGATCTCGACATGATAATTTTATTTTAAGTCTATGATTTTGTGATTTGCTTTTTTATTGAAATAATAAAAACGATTTTGTTTTTATATATTATCTTGCTTCGTCTTGCTTGATGATTCTTGATTAAATAACAAACAAAACCTTAATAAAAGGATAATCAGTCCACTGATAGTTGATTTCATGCATGGTTTAACTTTACCTTGATTGTATAGGTTTAACTTTACCTTCCTGCAATCACATAAAATGAATTGTTGGGTGTAGACTAATGAGTTAGTTCACTGATAGATTGATTGCTCGCATAGATTTAACTTCATCTTGATTGTATAGGTTCAACTTTACCTTCCTACAATCACTTGAAATCAATTAATTGGTACTGACAATGGCAAAAGACACGACATTATTCAGACCCATTGAGTTACAAAGATTTACAACATTCTACATTGAACCAGTGAGCAAAGAAAATACGATTCCTTTCAGATTTTTGAAAAATCGCCTAAAAGCATTGTGAATGCCTATACCCATATTTTCTACTGATTTATTCTATGCAAAGGATCAGTATGAAAGAGGCATAAAGCCATGGTAACCAGTATGGTTCACCACGAAATAAACACTTATGGCATGACCAGATTAGCCATCTTGATCCAAAACATGATGAAAAATTAATTAAGGCACAAAAGTGATCCCATAAAATCTCACAATGTGATATAAGTACACAAAAGGGAAAATCACTAAAATAATTAAGGCTCCACTGTCCTAAGCACTACGAAATTATGAGTGTCCTAAGCACTACGAAATTATGAGTATGTTCATGAGGGGGAGAAAGGTCTAAAACCCACAGTCCATGATCATATCATAAATTCGGATTCCATGGTTTACAACCATAATATACACGGCTGGAAAGCTTTAAAGCCCTCACTAATGGTACATCACCCACGTCCAGCCTAAAGCTTAAGGACATTATGTATATAAATATTGATTTACATCAGGCCATACATGTAAGCATAGACATTCTCACCTCTGAATGATTAAGGGTCATAAACTAGACATATACACAAACCATCTTAAGAAAATACGAATATTCCACCACATATATGTGTGCCATTTAAGATGGAACCTCAGATGAGGATTGAGAATATATATTAGATAAATAAGAATTCCTCCACGAAACTAAAATGTACCTTGTGCCAAACATGGATGATTTAATCAAGTGGCCAAGAACACAGATTACAAAAGATAGTAATCTGATTATCCAACTTTGAAAGGAGAAAGTTATCACGCTGATAAAGAGTAAAGAGTAAAGAAAAATATAATGGTATCAACCATAGTTGTCTTGGCAAGATCCTCAGACCAAAGATTATGATCTAGACGTTCTAAAAGAATATGATCAAAAGATATAAAAGCTAGCAGAAATATATGCCAGACACACTGACCCGAAAAGAAAAAATGACTATGTCATACCAGCTTAAGCACCACGAATTAGATGTCTAAGAGACACAATCAAGTTGCTACAATGTCTATTAGAGATAGACAAATAAGTTCCAAATAATAAGGAACCTCGGAAAGTAATGAAAGGTGCTCAGAATCGTACAAATCCGAGTTCATAAGAGAAACCAGTTCAGACAGAGAAATAAGGTTGCGCAACCACACATCTAAGGTACCAGACCATGTAGTTTGGGACGCCAAACTGCAAGGTATAAAGGTCTTGGATAATAAGATCTCAAAATCTAATTAGATCATGTCTGGAACAGTATGAAACTAAAGATAAAGAGTGTTAACACCAAAGATGTATTTACATACATAAGAGCTCATAAAAGATTGTAGTACTTGGGATTTGAAGGATATAACCTGAGGATCATGAAACCACGTAGAGTACTTATAAAACCTATATAGGGACGTGGGGTGTTCAAAGAATTCGAAGTAATTATACGACAGATGGGCGTAGTAACCATGTACATACAGAAAAGCCATCTAAGAAAGAAACCAGTGAATGGATCTTGTGAGATAAGAAATTCCGTGAGATTAAAGGACATGACCACATGGTATAGTGTGTCCATGTTCCTTCTAAATAACATTCAAGTATAGCTTGATTACACAAGGATACTCACAAGGACCAAGGAACAATTTATAAAGAGATATGCTCCTATATGGTGGATACTACTACAGAAAATCAAGTTTGATTTTGTCTGGATATTTACTAAAGAAATAATGGTGTAGTAAACAGCAAATGGATCACTGGATAAAGGTATCAACGTACCATAGAAATATGAGAAAGAAATTCTCATAAAACAAGCTTTGTTCCTAAGTTGTTTATGGATTGTAATATACAACAGCTGTAAGTAATATGAAAGAGAAAGATATGAAGTAAAGTTGTTTGTATGTGTTCTGGGTCTATGACTCAATATATATTGAATGTCTACGTTTTGGGAAAGCCATATAACCAAAGAGAATCTGTGGGACATGA
Proteins encoded in this window:
- the LOC106336779 gene encoding ubiquitin receptor RAD23d, with amino-acid sequence MKIFVKTLKGTNFEIEVNPADTISDTKRRIETHQGAQYPAAQQMLIHQGKVLKDETTLEENNVVENSFIVIMLSKAKVSSSGASTASAPAPAPQAQPAQTVATPQVAAPTVSVPEPTSVAATVAAPSAAAASTQTDVYGQAASNLVAGNTLESTVQQILDMGGGSWDRDTVVRALRAAFNNPERAVEYLYSGIPSQAEIPPAPQAPATGGQAANPLAQEAAPVSATGGPNANPLDLFPQGMPAADAGAGAGNLDFLRNSQQFQALRAMVQANPQILQPMLQELGKQNPQLVRLIQEHQADFLRLINEPVEGEENAMEQLEAAMPQAVTVTPEEREAIERLEAMGFDRAMVLEVFFACNKNEELAANYLLDHMHEFEEQ